A stretch of DNA from Chloroflexota bacterium:
CATCAATTTCGAGTACAATTGTTCTAATAGTCAGGTGAGAGTAATTTGGCACTGCACCGAGCGGCAAACGCCCGGAAACAAAAAGACAGGCCACTCACCCATATCGCAAAGGAGAAACTCATGTTCCAAAAAATCATTATCGTGGGCAATTTGGGCGGCGATCCCGAAATGCGCTACACCCCCAGTGGTCAGGCCGTGACCAATTTTTCCGTAGCCACAAATCGGAAATACACCGGTCAGGATGGACAGCGCGTCGACGAAACGGTTTGGTTCCGCGTATCGGCATGGGGTCGTCAGGCTGAAACCTGCAACCAGTATCTGAAACGCGGCAGCAAAGTGCTCATTGAGGGGCGCCTGACTGCTGACCGCCAAACCGGGGCGCCGCGCGTTTTCCAACGCAGTGACGGTTCTTATGGCGCATCTTTTGAAATTACAGCTCAATCGGTTCAGTTTATGTCAACCCGTGGAGAAGATGAAACCTTCCAATCGAGTGGGGTGTCAGCAGCGCCCGAAGCCGATGACGATATTCCATTCTAACGACCCAACGCTACCAGGGGCGTCTGCACAAGCAGATGCCCTTTTTCGAAACAGGAGTCTTTCCATGACAGTCAAATCTGAACAACCGGATAAGAGAATTCTCTCGCTAAAAATCGCCGAAAATGTAGAACCGGCTTATGTAAATTTAGCGCGCATCACGCACTCCCCCTCTGAAATCGTATTGGATTTTGCCCTGGTGGTGCCCGGCGGCCCACCGGCAGAGATTCAAACGCGTGTTTTAATGAGTCCCTTGAGTGCTAAACTTTTTCACAATGCTCTGGGCGAGAATCTAGCCAAATATGAGGCTAAATTCGGGCAGATCAACCTCCCCGGCGGAACTTCGCTGGCTGAGCATCTCTTTCGTCCGCCACAGAAATAGCCATGCACAATTTTGATTCCATCATCGAACAAGTTCACGAGTCTTTTGAAACACGCACCAAAGTGCGGGATGAAATGCTGAAACAAGCCCGTTTTCTGACGCGGCATTGCGCTAATGCCATCCGGGCTGTACACCGCATGGAACACGAAACCGCACAACAGCATATCGCTGAGGCGCGTGCACTAGCCACATCGCTTTCACAAAATCAAGATGAGCATCCTGATTTCTTCTATGCAGGCTATACACAAGATGCCCTCAAAGAGTATGCAGAAGCTCATCTCACCTATGCCTTTGTCAACCACCAACCTATTCCAACGCCCGAAGCGATCAACCTTCAGCCAGTAGCCTACTTAAAAGGTATGGCAGAAGCCGCGGGAGAATTGCGCCGACGCAGTCTGGATGTACTCCGCCAGGGCGATTCAGATGAAGCCATTTATCTATTGGACACGATGGATGAAATCTACACCGCGCTAGTGACGATGGATTACCCCGATGCGATCACCGGCGGGCTGCGCCGCATGACGGATATTCTGCGCAGTATCGTAGAGCGCACCCGCGGCGACCTGACCATGAGTCTGCGCCAGGAACGGCTCGAAGCGCGTTTGCGCGTCTTCGAGGAAAAACTGGCTGAACGAGAATAAATCATGCGAAAAATACGCGCTTCGGACATTAGTTCCTTTCTTTATTGTCAACGGGCCTGGTGGTACCGGCAGCAAGGTATCTCTTCTGAAAATGTGGAGCAACTTGCTGGAGGGCGCGATCTGCATGAACGTCACGGACGCGCTGTCCTCGCCAGCGGGATCATCCGTTCTCTGGCATATTTGTTATTGCTCGCCGGGTTGATTATGCTCGCAATCACCTTTACACTCAAGGCCATTTAACCGTCACTGGTATAGTTTTCCGGCCTCAATAAATTCTACCTATGTCTCTTCTTGCGATTCTTTTATTCATCTTTGGGTTGATATTGCTCTGGTGGGCAAATAGCCAGCGAAAAGTCAGCGGACTCCCTGGAGGGGAAGTCATCTACAGCGATACCCATAGCTGGGTTCCCGTTGAAGAAGCGCTCTATGATAACGCCCTGGGGCTGACTGGCCGGCCCGATTATTTAATTCAGCAAGGCAAGCAGATCATTCCTGTCGAAGTCAAATCTACCCGCGTGGCCGAAGCGCCTTATGATTCACATATCTTCCAATTGGCTGCGTACTGCTATCTGGTTGGGAAGCACTATCGCGTGCGTCCAGCCTATGGCGTTTTGCATTATCCTAACCGCACCTATCGCATTGATTACACCCCAGAGCTAGAAACCCAATTGATTGAACTGATTACTGAAATCCGCACCAAAGGCCATTTGCGTAAAATCAATCGCTCGCACCAATCCCCGCCGCGCTGCCAGCGTTGTGGCTATCGTTCAATGTGCGATCAAAGATTATAATCGGCTTCTCGGATACAGTTCACTGAATGCCAACTTACCGCTATAATTGACCTCATGAGCAGCCATACAGCACCTTTTCAACATATTGTCGTCGCCGCGCACCCGGATATTCCCACCGCATTTGAGGAAGCCGAGGAAATTTCATTATTTCTTCAAGCTCAAGGGCGGAGCGCCTGCCACGATTATCTGTATGATGAAAATTTACAGGCACAGGTCGCCGCTGGAGATGTTGATCTACTCATCGCTCTCGGCGGTGATGGCACCATGTTGCGCGCCGGGCGTTTGTGCGCCCCTTATGGCGTCCCTATTCTTGGTATTAATATGGGGAAATTCGGCTTCCTGATGGAAGTTAAACACCCCGAGTGGCAAAATATACTTTCCCAGGTATTGACAGGTGCATCCTGGCTGGAACGGCGTATGCTGCTCCGCGCTGAACAATGGCGCGGCAACGAAAATATTGCCCAATGGCAAGCGTTAAACGAAATCGTCGTCAGCCGGGGAGAAACCGTGCGCCCGGTACATCTGGATACCAGCGTTGATGAGCGGTTTTTAACCACCTACGTTGCCGATGGCCTGATTGCAGCCACATCCACCGGCTCCACTGCGTACGCGCTTGCGGCAGGCGGCCCGATTTTACCCCCGGAGTTGCGCAATATCCTCCTGGTTCCCGTCGCCCCACACCTTTCCATTGACCGGGCTATCGTCCTCGCTGAGGGATCAACCGTCGCAATTACTGTACATACCGATCATCAGGCAGTCATCAGCATTGATGGGCAAAAACCAATTCAACTGCAAGATGGCGACAGCATCCACGCCCGCGCCAGTGAACATAGTGTTCAATTTGTGCGCATTCAGGACCCTGGTTATTTCTACCGCAACCTGACTCCACACATGTACAATAATCCTGCCATCAAAAAAACACCATGACCGAAACTGCGACCGAAACTGCGCTTTACTGCGCTAACCACCCCAAGAAAGAAACCAGCCTGCGCTGCAATCGTTGCGAGAAGTTGATCTGCGGCAAGTGTGCCATACACACCCCCACCGGCTATCGCTGCCGAGATTGCATCCGCGGCCATCAAAAAATATTCGAGACCGCGCTCTGGTACGACTATCTCAGCGGATTCATCCTCACAGGCTTGCTATCCTTTCTGGGTAGCTGGATCATCCCCAATTTGGGATTTTTCGTCATCTTCCTGGCGCCACTGGCCGGAGCAGGAATCGCCGAAGCTGTGCGCCTTGTCACCCAGAAGCGTCGCTCGAAATATCTCTTCCGCACAATTACCGCCGCCGCCCTTTTGGGAAGCCTCCCAATTGCACTTTTTGAACTCGTATTGATACTCATCGCAATCCCTGAATACGGGCTGGATTTGAGCCTCTTATACAGCTTGATCTGGCAAGGCGCGTACGCCATTATGATTACCAGTACAATCTACTATCGGGTTAGCGGCCTGGTTTTTAATCGTTAAATCATCACCACGGAGACGGAAAGTGCTTTTTCGTGTCTTTGTGGTGAAATAGGCTATAAAACGCAAGTTATATATTATGCTAACAGAACTTCACATCGAAAATTTCGCCATTATCGACCAGCTACAACTGCGCTTTCAGGCCGGGCTGATCACCTTTACTGGAGAAACCGGCGCGGGCAAATCGATCATCATGGATGCGCTGAACACACTCCTGGGCAGCCGCGCCGACAGTTCGTTCATCCGCAGCGGCGCCGAAGGGGCACTGGTCGAAGCCACCTTTAAGATTCCCGAACGCACTCGTAGCAGCATTCACGCCACGTTGGACCGCGAAGCGCTGCTCGACCATCCCGATTTCGTCACCCTGGGGCGCGAAATCCGCCGCGACAGCCGCAATGTCGTGCGCATCAATGGACGCATGAGCAATGTAAGTGTGTTGCGCGAATTGGGCGAACAACTTGTGGATATTCATGGGCAGTCGGAACACCTTTCGTTGTTGCGCGTGCGCGAACACTTGCACCTGCTCGACCGCTATATCGATTTGCAGGCCGTCTTTGACCACTACAAAACCACCTATCGCGAGCTGACCAAAATCCGCCAGGAACTCAAAGAGTTGCAACAAAACGAGCGCCAGGCTGCGCAACGCGCCGATATGCTCACCTACCAGATCGACGAAATCGAAACTGCCAAACTTAAATCGGGCGAAGAAACTGACCTCATCGAAGAACGCAACCGCCTGGCAAATGCCGAAAAACTCTCCGCGCAAGGGCAAAAAGCCTTATTACTGCTTGATGAGAGCACCCCTGAAGACCCCTCCATCAGCGACCGTTTCGGGGAAGCCCTGCAAGCATTGGCTGCCCTGGCCCAGGCCGATGCCTCTCAAAGTACGCTTCACGAACAGGCCAGCGGCATCTTCGAAGAACTCACCGACCTCAGCCACACTCTGCGCGACTACCTGGAAAATATCGAATTTAATCCCCGCCGCCTCGATCAAGTTGAAGACCGACTCGATATGATCAACGCGCTCAAACGCAAATACGGCGACAGCATTGCAGAGATTATCGCCTTTGGTAAAAACGCGCAAATGGAGCTGGATGCCATCACCCATGCCAGCGAACGCATCAGCGAATTGCAGAGCGAAGAAACTGCCCAATTGACTGAACTTGGCAAACGCGCCGCGGCTTTATCTGAAAAACGCCATGCTGCAGCAGATTTATTGCAAAGTTCGATTGAAGGCGAATTGGTCGATCTGCGCATGTCTGGGGCGCGCTTCGCCGTGGATTTTCAGGTTGATCCGGACCCCAATGGCATTCCAATGCCCGATGGCAAGCGTGTGGTCTTCACCCCCGATGGACATGAGCGCGTCGAATTCCTGATCGAAACCAACCCCGGTGAGGGACTGAAACCCCTGGCAAAAGTAGCCTCCGGTGGTGAAACCTCGCGCTTGATGCTGGCGATGAAGAACGTCCTCGCACGCGCCGACCACATCCCCACCCTAATTTTCGACGAAATTGATCAGGGCATTGGCGGGCGCGTCGGCATGATTGTGGGCGAAAAACTCTGGCTGTTGGCCCAGGAGCATCAGGTTTTATGTATTACGCACCTGCCACAACTGGCTGCATTTGGTCATCAGCACTTTCGCGTACAGAAACATCTTGAAGAAGGTCGCACCACCACGCAGGCTGAAGCCATCGACGGGGACAAGCGCCTGCAAGAACTTGCCCAAATGCTTGGCGAAGTCAGCGAGAGTACCCTCCGCTCGGCATTCGAGATTTTGCAAATCGCGCAGCAAAAACAGGTAATAAGGGATTAGGTAATTGGGTATTCAGGGGGCGGGGGCACCTAACCCTCAAGTCCTAATCACCTGCATTCATTTCTGTTGTACAATGTTCCCATGTCGAACATCCCAGGGATATTACGCTCACGTCATCGCCGCAATAAAAAATACGATAACACGCCCCTGCGCCGCACCGGTTTAGGTGTTGCGATTCTGGTCAGTATGGCGATCGCGCTATTCGCCATTCTCGGCACGGCGCTTTACGCTTCGCTAACTCGCGACCTGCCCCCACTGGCAACCCTGCCTCTGTTGCTGGAACCCCCCAACGGCTTGCTCTTGCAGCCTACCCGTTTTTATGATCGCAGCGGCGAACACATCTTGCTCGAGATGGACAACCCCGCGCTCTCAGCGCGAAACTACACCCCCATCGACAAATTCCCCGAAGAACTCATCACAGCTACGCTTGCCACCCGCGACCCTGATTTCTGGCAACATCCTGGCTTCACCGTGCTGGACCCGCGTATCAAAGCAGAAAAAACCATCACCCAACAACTCGTTTCTGACTTATTGCTCTGGGACGAACCCGACAGCGTCTGGCGGGGCGCGCGCGAACGCCTGCTAGCTTCCCAAATCACCGCCAACTTTGGACGCACCAAAATACTCGAGTGGTATCTCAACAGCGCCTATTATGGCAATCGCATCTACGGCGCGGCTGCGGCCGCCGAAGTATACCTGGGCAAAGAGATCGCCGAACTCGAACTCAGCGATGCCGCCATCCTGGCCGCGATCGCGCAATCACCCAGCCTCAACCCCTTTAATGCACCCGATACGATTCTCGAAGCCGGGCATACGGTACTCGAAACCATGCAGGTACAGGGTTATCTCTCCGCGGCAGAAGTGACCGAGGCACAAACCATTTCGCCGCGATTTCAAACTGCACCGGCGCAAAAAACGCAACTCGCCCCGGCGTTCGTCAATCTGGTTTGGGAACAACTCACCCCCAACATCCCCGCGCAACGTCTGGAACGCGGTGGCTTTAATATCATCACCACCATCGATTACGACTTGCAGCAACAGGCCGTTTGCGCAACACAGAATCATTTACAGCAGCTGGCTGGCGCAGTTATCGCCACCGAAAATTGCGCCGCAGCCCGCCTGTTGCCTGCGCTGGCTTTGGAAAACACCTTCCCTGCCGGAGCGCTGGATGCCAATATCGTTGCGCTCGATCCGCTCACGGGGCAGGTGCTTGCGATGGTCGGTGAAACCACCCCCGGGCGCGACCCCGCCCACCTCCCCGGCCACGCGCCTGGCTCACTGCTAACGCCCTTTGTCTATCTCACTGCGTTCACGCGCGGCTTCACTCCCGCCAGTCTGCTGTGGGATATTCCTACCGTCTTCGGAAGCGAAATCAACCAGCTCGTCCAACCCGATAACGCCTATCAGGGGCCGGTGCGCCTGCGCCTGGCAATGGTCAACGACTATCTCACCCCCGCTCTGGCAACCATGAATCAGATCGGCGCCGAAAATGTATGGCGCACAATCGGTCAATTTGGAATTTCGGCTCAATTTGAAACCAGCGCCAACAACCTGCCCGAATGCCCGGGCTGCGCGTATCTGCTGGGCGAAGGCGAAGTAACCCTGCTCGAAATGACGCAAGCCTACGGTATCTTGGCGCACGAGGGCAATTTTGCGGGGCAGATTCAACCCGGCGATGACGGCCCTGAACTTTCCGCGCTCACTTTCACGCAGGTGACCGATACGCACGGGCAAATCTGGTTCAGCAATTCGCAGGCCGATACCCAGCCAGTGACCGGCGCGCAACTGGCCTACCTGATAAACCACATGCTCAGCGATGAAGCCGCGCGCTGGCCGAGCCTGGGGCATCCCAATTCGCTGGAAATCGGGCGACCCACGGCAACAAAAATGGGGATGACGGCGCAAGGAACCGATAGCTGGACCGTTGGCTATACACCACAATTGGTGGTGGGCGTCTGGTTGGGAACGGATGCAGCGGACTCCCCCCATGGTGGCGCGCCAACCCCGCAGATGAGCGCGGCTCTGTGGCGCGCCATCATGCAATATGCTACCCGCGACCTTCCCAGTGAAAGCTGGCAAGCGCCCCTGGGAATCAACACCCTGACGGTCTGCGACCCTTCGGGGATGCTGCCCACCGCGGAGTGTCCCAGCCTGGTTAGCGAAGTTTTTCTCAGCGGGCACGAACCCACCCAGGCCGACACCC
This window harbors:
- the ssb gene encoding single-stranded DNA-binding protein, which translates into the protein MFQKIIIVGNLGGDPEMRYTPSGQAVTNFSVATNRKYTGQDGQRVDETVWFRVSAWGRQAETCNQYLKRGSKVLIEGRLTADRQTGAPRVFQRSDGSYGASFEITAQSVQFMSTRGEDETFQSSGVSAAPEADDDIPF
- a CDS encoding DUF3467 domain-containing protein, which gives rise to MTVKSEQPDKRILSLKIAENVEPAYVNLARITHSPSEIVLDFALVVPGGPPAEIQTRVLMSPLSAKLFHNALGENLAKYEAKFGQINLPGGTSLAEHLFRPPQK
- a CDS encoding haloacid dehalogenase is translated as MIEQVHESFETRTKVRDEMLKQARFLTRHCANAIRAVHRMEHETAQQHIAEARALATSLSQNQDEHPDFFYAGYTQDALKEYAEAHLTYAFVNHQPIPTPEAINLQPVAYLKGMAEAAGELRRRSLDVLRQGDSDEAIYLLDTMDEIYTALVTMDYPDAITGGLRRMTDILRSIVERTRGDLTMSLRQERLEARLRVFEEKLAERE
- the cas4 gene encoding CRISPR-associated protein Cas4; the encoded protein is MSLLAILLFIFGLILLWWANSQRKVSGLPGGEVIYSDTHSWVPVEEALYDNALGLTGRPDYLIQQGKQIIPVEVKSTRVAEAPYDSHIFQLAAYCYLVGKHYRVRPAYGVLHYPNRTYRIDYTPELETQLIELITEIRTKGHLRKINRSHQSPPRCQRCGYRSMCDQRL
- a CDS encoding NAD(+)/NADH kinase, which translates into the protein MSSHTAPFQHIVVAAHPDIPTAFEEAEEISLFLQAQGRSACHDYLYDENLQAQVAAGDVDLLIALGGDGTMLRAGRLCAPYGVPILGINMGKFGFLMEVKHPEWQNILSQVLTGASWLERRMLLRAEQWRGNENIAQWQALNEIVVSRGETVRPVHLDTSVDERFLTTYVADGLIAATSTGSTAYALAAGGPILPPELRNILLVPVAPHLSIDRAIVLAEGSTVAITVHTDHQAVISIDGQKPIQLQDGDSIHARASEHSVQFVRIQDPGYFYRNLTPHMYNNPAIKKTP
- the recN gene encoding DNA repair protein RecN: MLTELHIENFAIIDQLQLRFQAGLITFTGETGAGKSIIMDALNTLLGSRADSSFIRSGAEGALVEATFKIPERTRSSIHATLDREALLDHPDFVTLGREIRRDSRNVVRINGRMSNVSVLRELGEQLVDIHGQSEHLSLLRVREHLHLLDRYIDLQAVFDHYKTTYRELTKIRQELKELQQNERQAAQRADMLTYQIDEIETAKLKSGEETDLIEERNRLANAEKLSAQGQKALLLLDESTPEDPSISDRFGEALQALAALAQADASQSTLHEQASGIFEELTDLSHTLRDYLENIEFNPRRLDQVEDRLDMINALKRKYGDSIAEIIAFGKNAQMELDAITHASERISELQSEETAQLTELGKRAAALSEKRHAAADLLQSSIEGELVDLRMSGARFAVDFQVDPDPNGIPMPDGKRVVFTPDGHERVEFLIETNPGEGLKPLAKVASGGETSRLMLAMKNVLARADHIPTLIFDEIDQGIGGRVGMIVGEKLWLLAQEHQVLCITHLPQLAAFGHQHFRVQKHLEEGRTTTQAEAIDGDKRLQELAQMLGEVSESTLRSAFEILQIAQQKQVIRD